Proteins co-encoded in one Spirochaetota bacterium genomic window:
- a CDS encoding DUF58 domain-containing protein — translation MKYIFLGIAIIVFIIVFPVFESILGIASLLLLFFFNKVYSNSVENNLFITRFIENNKIFNGDTTLAGLILENRSIFPVVGYVYDYTSMELSLKQKETFFLFIPPKSKVKLTYRIVGTKRGDHHLGPTMVEFKDMFMKTFSSKEYDTIDFVTVFPTILPHGDIDKSILQPYGEIKNRLPIFEDLTKIQGVREYQKGDEIKKINWKVSAKYDKLYVNYYNPSVSSGSIVILNLYHPDYDIRYPEFYEEFAVELATTLVFELYTYHQEIGLVSNGEIRRKTSLKGMSILENPFGFFEVPVSSGNTHISNIFELLARIYPQGKVDVQKMLKNMSIQIPWGTAIILITPKIDDETTLLLFEISRKGHEIFIYNVHPNRSISSVASRSIRSYNTLKVESSLQVERVV, via the coding sequence GTGAAATATATCTTCCTAGGTATAGCAATAATTGTCTTCATAATTGTTTTCCCAGTCTTTGAGTCTATACTAGGAATTGCATCATTGCTACTCCTGTTTTTCTTCAATAAGGTATATTCAAACTCGGTTGAGAATAACCTTTTTATCACAAGGTTCATTGAGAATAACAAAATATTCAACGGAGACACAACTTTAGCAGGTTTGATCCTTGAGAATAGGAGTATTTTCCCTGTGGTCGGGTATGTGTATGACTATACAAGTATGGAATTATCACTAAAGCAGAAAGAAACATTTTTCTTATTCATACCGCCAAAGTCAAAGGTTAAACTTACATACCGTATAGTTGGAACTAAAAGAGGTGATCATCATTTAGGTCCTACAATGGTAGAATTTAAGGATATGTTTATGAAAACATTCTCATCCAAAGAGTATGATACTATTGATTTCGTAACGGTGTTTCCAACAATACTACCACACGGCGATATTGACAAAAGTATTCTACAACCTTATGGTGAGATAAAGAATAGACTACCGATATTTGAGGATTTGACGAAGATACAAGGTGTTAGAGAGTATCAAAAAGGTGATGAGATAAAAAAGATCAATTGGAAAGTTTCTGCAAAGTATGATAAGCTATATGTTAATTATTACAATCCTTCAGTGTCTTCTGGGAGTATAGTTATTCTAAACTTATACCATCCTGACTATGATATTAGATACCCTGAGTTTTATGAAGAATTTGCAGTAGAGCTTGCAACAACTTTAGTGTTTGAACTATACACATACCATCAGGAGATAGGTCTTGTATCAAACGGTGAGATAAGAAGAAAAACATCACTCAAAGGTATGTCAATACTAGAAAATCCTTTTGGGTTCTTTGAAGTTCCTGTTTCTTCTGGTAATACTCATATCTCAAACATTTTTGAACTACTTGCTAGGATATACCCTCAAGGTAAAGTTGATGTTCAGAAGATGCTTAAAAACATGTCAATTCAGATACCTTGGGGTACAGCGATAATACTCATAACTCCAAAGATAGACGATGAAACAACACTACTACTTTTTGAGATTTCTAGAAAAGGACATGAGATATTTATATACAATGTTCATCCAAACAGGTCAATATCAAGTGTAGCGAGTAGGAGTATAAGGTCTTACAACACACTTAAAGTTGAGAGTTCTTTACAAGTTGAGAGAGTGGTTTAG
- a CDS encoding MoxR family ATPase, with amino-acid sequence MDVKRVREVTNEIISNVSKVIIGKQKQIKLILSAMYSKGHVLIEDIPGVGKTMLARAIAKSISGVFKRVQATPDLLPSDIIGVSIYNPETKKFEFRKGPIISNILLVDEINRATPKTQSALLEAMGETQISVEGISINLPNPFIVLATQNPIEFEGTFPLPEAQMDRFMINISLGYPSQDEEVEILTSQKQIHPIETISSVCTTQEVVEIQEEIKKVYIEESLKRYIVEIVNKTRGNPNLLLGASPRGSLAIFKMAQSLAGINGRDYVIPEDIKSVVMPCLRHRLILKPEAKLKGIKPEDILNSILETTEVPVEEVKKN; translated from the coding sequence ATGGATGTAAAGAGAGTTAGAGAGGTAACGAATGAGATAATATCAAATGTTAGCAAAGTGATAATAGGTAAGCAAAAGCAGATCAAACTCATACTGTCTGCTATGTATTCAAAAGGGCATGTCTTGATAGAAGATATACCAGGTGTTGGTAAGACTATGTTAGCGCGAGCGATAGCGAAGAGTATAAGTGGTGTATTCAAAAGAGTTCAAGCAACACCAGACTTGCTACCATCCGACATAATTGGAGTATCAATATACAACCCTGAAACAAAAAAGTTTGAGTTTAGAAAAGGACCTATAATTTCGAACATCCTTTTGGTTGATGAGATAAATAGAGCAACTCCGAAAACACAATCTGCACTCCTTGAAGCTATGGGTGAGACACAGATATCAGTAGAAGGAATAAGTATTAATTTGCCAAACCCATTTATAGTTTTAGCAACACAAAATCCTATTGAGTTTGAAGGAACGTTTCCGCTTCCAGAGGCACAGATGGACAGATTTATGATAAACATCTCTCTAGGCTATCCATCACAGGATGAAGAGGTTGAAATACTAACATCTCAAAAACAAATACATCCCATAGAGACCATATCTTCAGTATGCACAACGCAAGAAGTAGTAGAAATTCAGGAAGAGATAAAAAAAGTGTATATTGAAGAGAGTTTGAAAAGGTATATAGTTGAGATTGTAAATAAAACTAGAGGTAATCCTAACCTTCTTCTTGGAGCATCTCCAAGAGGGTCGCTAGCAATCTTCAAAATGGCACAATCACTAGCAGGAATAAACGGAAGAGATTATGTTATACCTGAAGATATAAAATCTGTTGTTATGCCTTGTTTAAGACATAGGCTTATACTCAAGCCAGAAGCAAAACTCAAAGGTATCAAACCTGAGGATATACTAAACTCCATTCTTGAAACAACGGAAGTTCCTGTTGAAGAGGTAAAGAAAAATTAA
- a CDS encoding diguanylate cyclase, with the protein MLEAKELFLKTIDHKFISSNYLGDLENVYKRFNETGPVAIQDNISLFRETTKVVFGIEADDQEIIEHWTNILNLKSNMPNYDIRIIAFDYFLNSKVLENPKIMEMDRFVNMLEIMFQDPKTYAYNYNMMKILINYETEKARRYGGYFSLLIMDLDNFKYYNDTYGHQFGDEILEEFSKIVLGCIRRSDLLFRYGGDEFVVFCPETKRIGARVVAERIRESTELFFSKRNLNITTSIGISVFPIDGDSFEDLLNIADKMLYFSKSRGKNRITDIFDYVDENDRRRFPRIQPKHPSSISLKIDGITFDSTIIDISKKGVSVKIDPSINISGDSIILHKIVLGESEYFLDIPVKVTRNNDGLLGIDFSENKILETLIYLFDK; encoded by the coding sequence ATGCTAGAGGCGAAAGAATTATTTTTAAAAACTATAGACCATAAGTTCATATCATCCAATTACTTGGGGGACTTAGAAAATGTATATAAACGCTTTAATGAGACAGGACCGGTGGCAATTCAAGACAATATAAGTTTGTTTAGAGAAACAACGAAAGTCGTATTCGGCATAGAAGCGGATGACCAAGAAATAATAGAACACTGGACTAATATACTAAATCTCAAATCAAATATGCCTAATTACGACATAAGGATTATAGCATTTGACTACTTCTTGAACAGTAAAGTGTTGGAGAATCCTAAAATAATGGAAATGGACAGGTTTGTGAATATGCTAGAGATAATGTTCCAAGACCCAAAAACCTATGCCTACAACTACAATATGATGAAGATTCTAATTAACTATGAAACTGAGAAAGCAAGGAGATATGGTGGGTATTTCTCTTTACTAATTATGGATTTGGATAACTTTAAGTATTACAACGATACTTATGGTCATCAATTCGGTGATGAGATACTAGAAGAGTTTTCCAAGATAGTACTCGGTTGTATAAGGCGATCAGACCTTCTGTTTAGATATGGAGGTGATGAATTCGTTGTTTTTTGCCCTGAAACTAAGAGGATCGGTGCAAGAGTAGTTGCAGAAAGGATAAGGGAAAGCACTGAACTCTTCTTCTCCAAAAGAAACCTCAATATAACAACAAGCATAGGTATATCGGTATTTCCTATTGATGGAGACAGTTTTGAGGATTTGCTAAACATAGCCGACAAAATGCTTTACTTCTCAAAATCACGAGGCAAAAACAGAATAACTGACATATTTGATTATGTTGATGAAAACGATAGAAGGAGATTCCCTAGAATACAGCCGAAACATCCTTCTTCTATCTCTTTGAAAATAGATGGTATAACATTTGACTCTACGATAATTGATATAAGCAAAAAAGGAGTATCAGTAAAGATAGACCCTTCAATCAACATAAGTGGTGATAGTATTATACTACATAAGATAGTATTAGGTGAAAGTGAATATTTTCTAGACATTCCTGTAAAAGTAACTAGAAATAATGATGGATTACTAGGGATTGATTTTAGCGAAAATAAGATACTAGAAACGCTTATATACCTGTTTGATAAATAA
- a CDS encoding MoxR family ATPase, with amino-acid sequence MSILDAVIREKSKLIVGQDDTITKIVVTMFSDGHILMVGVPGLAKTLIANAISRMFEFEFRRVQFTPDLMPADIIGFDVVEDDLSNGRKVIRFHKGPVFTNILLADEINRASPKTQSALLESMQERRVTTFSKTYELESPFFVIATQNPLEQEGTYPLPEAQLDRFTMQINVSYPSFEEEIQICRVEPDLSKISPIMSKEEFFEYKSRIKDVFVSDKVVEYIVRVVRQTRPSETSISEVKEFVEWGAGPRASQHLLKASKTLAFLRGEKTLLKEHIDEIVFDVLRHRVILNYSAKIENISSENVIELIVKSVSVKI; translated from the coding sequence ATGTCAATACTTGATGCTGTGATACGAGAGAAGTCAAAGTTGATAGTAGGTCAGGATGATACGATAACCAAGATAGTGGTTACGATGTTTTCTGATGGGCACATTCTGATGGTTGGTGTTCCGGGGCTTGCTAAAACGCTTATAGCGAATGCTATTTCAAGGATGTTTGAGTTTGAGTTCAGAAGAGTTCAATTTACACCGGACCTTATGCCTGCCGATATAATAGGCTTTGATGTTGTAGAGGATGACTTAAGTAATGGTAGGAAGGTTATAAGGTTTCACAAAGGACCTGTATTCACAAACATTCTACTCGCAGACGAGATAAACAGAGCATCACCTAAAACTCAATCTGCACTTCTTGAGAGTATGCAAGAAAGAAGAGTAACAACATTCAGCAAAACTTACGAACTGGAGTCACCATTCTTTGTGATAGCAACTCAAAACCCCCTAGAACAAGAAGGAACTTACCCACTACCAGAAGCACAACTTGACAGATTTACAATGCAGATAAATGTTAGTTATCCTTCCTTTGAAGAAGAAATTCAGATATGTAGAGTTGAACCTGATCTGTCCAAGATAAGTCCTATAATGTCAAAGGAAGAATTTTTTGAATATAAATCAAGGATTAAGGATGTTTTTGTATCGGATAAGGTAGTGGAATACATAGTGAGAGTTGTTAGACAGACAAGACCTTCTGAGACTAGTATCAGCGAGGTTAAGGAGTTTGTTGAGTGGGGAGCAGGTCCTAGAGCATCACAGCATCTACTGAAAGCATCAAAAACACTAGCATTCTTGAGAGGAGAGAAAACTCTTCTAAAGGAACACATTGATGAAATCGTGTTTGATGTCTTGAGACACAGAGTTATTCTAAACTACTCCGCAAAAATTGAGAATATATCTTCCGAGAACGTGATAGAATTGATTGTAAAGTCAGTGTCCGTCAAGATATAG
- the rseP gene encoding RIP metalloprotease RseP, whose translation MTTLLSILLGILFLGIIVFVHELGHFLVARWRKVDVEVFSIGFGPRIWGKGINGVDYRISAIPFGGYVKMRGDSPSEIDTSDERTFYGTKPHNRVFIAFAGPFFNYLFAVIVITTIMMVGFKTIGFVPRIHVDTSKGINYFAIAGMKSGDTITKIDGIEIKTFQEIDQVLIYRMDRNVEIEYIRDGNTYKATVFIPKNYINNESGLGISYAAEPVIGNVVKDSPSEKAGLKENDRILSINGRKITYFNEVSEVLSESGGKETTIVVLRDGNKTTLKVTPKFDERNRRYIIGISPKILSNEVIITEKKETNPIMAFVKGFNFANEKLVELVKGLQLLFSGKIDPQSSIAGPIRITYFLSSAIENQIAFQNLLIIVAILSMAIGIFNLIPFPGLDGWHIVLSSVEMVTKKKPSPATIRIIETIGFVAIISLIILVLFNDIFNLLVRDLKLFR comes from the coding sequence ATGACAACTTTGCTTTCTATACTCTTAGGGATACTATTCCTAGGAATAATTGTCTTTGTGCATGAACTTGGACACTTTCTGGTTGCCAGATGGAGGAAGGTAGACGTTGAAGTCTTCTCAATAGGTTTTGGACCTAGAATATGGGGTAAGGGAATTAACGGTGTTGATTACCGAATAAGTGCTATACCATTCGGTGGTTACGTCAAGATGAGGGGGGATAGCCCTTCCGAGATAGACACAAGCGACGAAAGAACATTTTACGGAACAAAACCTCACAACAGAGTATTCATAGCCTTCGCAGGTCCTTTCTTCAACTACCTCTTTGCAGTGATAGTTATAACTACGATAATGATGGTTGGTTTCAAAACCATAGGATTCGTTCCAAGAATACATGTTGATACTTCAAAAGGTATAAACTACTTTGCTATCGCAGGAATGAAGTCTGGAGACACAATAACAAAAATAGATGGCATTGAAATAAAAACTTTTCAGGAGATAGATCAGGTTCTTATCTACAGGATGGACAGGAATGTTGAAATTGAATATATAAGAGATGGGAACACTTACAAAGCTACAGTCTTTATACCTAAAAACTACATAAACAACGAAAGTGGGTTAGGAATATCCTACGCAGCAGAACCAGTGATTGGTAATGTAGTCAAAGACTCTCCTTCTGAAAAGGCAGGCTTAAAAGAGAATGATAGAATACTATCAATAAACGGAAGGAAGATTACCTACTTCAACGAGGTAAGCGAGGTTCTCTCGGAGTCTGGTGGAAAAGAAACTACAATAGTAGTCTTGAGAGATGGAAATAAGACAACACTAAAAGTAACACCAAAGTTTGACGAAAGAAACAGAAGATACATAATAGGTATCTCTCCTAAAATCCTATCAAACGAAGTAATCATAACGGAGAAGAAGGAAACTAATCCTATTATGGCTTTTGTGAAAGGGTTTAACTTCGCCAACGAGAAACTAGTTGAACTAGTCAAGGGATTACAACTACTGTTTAGTGGTAAAATAGACCCTCAATCCTCAATCGCGGGTCCTATACGGATAACATACTTCCTCAGTAGTGCGATAGAAAACCAAATAGCATTCCAAAACTTACTCATAATAGTAGCGATATTGAGTATGGCGATAGGAATATTCAATCTTATACCATTCCCTGGACTTGATGGATGGCATATAGTTCTATCATCCGTTGAGATGGTAACCAAAAAGAAACCAAGTCCCGCAACTATAAGAATCATAGAAACAATAGGTTTCGTTGCGATAATATCACTCATCATACTCGTTCTATTCAACGACATATTCAACCTACTCGTAAGAGACCTGAAACTCTTCAGGTAA
- the trmD gene encoding tRNA (guanosine(37)-N1)-methyltransferase TrmD, which translates to MRVIFLTIFPNIIETYFSTSMMDKATKRDLLEYTVINIRDFAKDKHKTVDDYVYGGGDGMVFKPDVVYEAISHSKTLLPSAKVIYMSSKGRNLTRNVLKEYLNVDSLIILCGRYEGVDERIIDNFVDDEIGIGDFVLTGGELPAMMFIDALVRMKGLISSSALENESFTYKGGLLEYDQYTRPREFMNLKVPDVLVNGNHKEIARWRHFSALRNTYRNRPELLKNVKLSREDIIFLLSEVNYVG; encoded by the coding sequence ATGAGAGTGATATTCCTGACTATATTTCCAAACATCATAGAGACATACTTTTCAACGAGTATGATGGACAAGGCAACGAAGAGAGATTTACTTGAATACACTGTGATAAACATAAGAGACTTTGCGAAGGATAAACACAAGACAGTTGATGACTATGTTTATGGTGGTGGGGATGGAATGGTTTTCAAACCTGATGTAGTGTATGAAGCAATCTCTCACTCAAAGACACTCCTACCATCCGCAAAAGTAATTTATATGTCTTCAAAAGGAAGAAACTTAACTAGGAATGTATTAAAGGAATACTTGAATGTTGATAGTCTGATAATACTCTGTGGTAGGTATGAGGGGGTTGATGAAAGGATAATTGACAATTTTGTTGATGATGAAATTGGGATAGGAGACTTTGTTCTAACTGGTGGGGAATTACCAGCAATGATGTTCATTGACGCTCTTGTAAGGATGAAGGGGCTCATTAGTAGCAGTGCTTTAGAAAACGAAAGTTTCACATACAAGGGTGGGCTTCTTGAGTACGACCAATACACAAGACCGCGAGAGTTTATGAACCTAAAAGTTCCTGATGTTTTGGTAAATGGGAACCATAAGGAGATAGCAAGGTGGAGACACTTTTCGGCGCTTAGAAACACTTACAGAAACAGACCCGAACTACTCAAAAATGTAAAACTATCAAGAGAAGATATAATATTCTTGTTGAGTGAGGTAAATTATGTGGGTTAA
- the thpR gene encoding RNA 2',3'-cyclic phosphodiesterase has product MDRLFVAIDIPDEIKTKFVGIMEGLKKIGAKVVPTTNIHLTLKFIGETERTKEIVEALKDVRSGSFDLVVSDVGIFGSIEYPRVFWVGVEKSSSLRELHNLVESRLNELGIPKDEREFSPHITLARFKTRVNSSKLQSILRENNRTFGSFRVNSFVLYRSILSHPNPIYQRILEFHLNP; this is encoded by the coding sequence ATGGATAGGCTTTTCGTTGCGATTGACATACCTGACGAAATCAAAACCAAGTTTGTTGGAATTATGGAAGGTTTAAAGAAAATAGGTGCTAAAGTAGTTCCTACGACTAACATTCACTTAACACTCAAGTTCATAGGCGAAACTGAAAGGACTAAAGAAATCGTTGAAGCACTTAAGGATGTTAGATCAGGTTCTTTTGACCTCGTAGTGAGTGATGTTGGGATTTTTGGTTCTATTGAGTATCCTAGGGTTTTCTGGGTTGGTGTTGAAAAAAGTAGTAGTCTAAGGGAATTACATAATCTTGTTGAGTCTAGGCTTAACGAATTGGGGATACCGAAAGATGAGAGGGAATTTTCACCACACATAACACTAGCAAGGTTTAAGACTAGAGTTAATTCATCAAAACTTCAAAGTATTCTTAGAGAGAACAATAGAACTTTTGGTAGTTTCAGAGTGAATAGTTTTGTTCTCTACAGAAGCATTCTCTCGCACCCAAACCCAATCTACCAGAGAATTCTAGAATTCCATCTCAACCCCTGA
- a CDS encoding FliA/WhiG family RNA polymerase sigma factor, producing MRGPNIDLSKYELDPEEEDKKWKEYKKTGDIKIRNFFIEKYSPLVKYVVSNMNITVNDQSDYDDLIGWGIDGLIDAIERFDPDRGVKFKTYAIIRIRGAIYDKLREMDWIPRSVRQIEKEYHRAVSELQYELGEKPSEDMIAEKLGVSPEEFEETSLKLQSSRNYINSLDDMLFSDSSSDSTLTLEDMIEAPEETTNPETIVIRNEIIEKIKEAIKELPEKELQVIMLYYHEELTLKEIGAVLNVTESRVSQLHARALELLKEKLKPFLKSKERK from the coding sequence GTGAGGGGACCTAACATTGACTTATCAAAATATGAACTTGACCCTGAAGAAGAGGACAAAAAGTGGAAGGAGTATAAAAAAACTGGAGATATAAAAATTAGAAACTTCTTCATAGAGAAATACTCCCCACTCGTGAAGTATGTTGTATCCAATATGAATATAACTGTAAATGATCAATCTGACTACGATGACCTCATCGGATGGGGCATTGATGGACTAATAGACGCTATTGAGAGATTTGACCCAGATAGAGGTGTCAAATTCAAAACATACGCAATCATAAGGATAAGAGGAGCAATATACGACAAATTACGAGAAATGGACTGGATACCTAGGTCTGTGAGGCAGATTGAAAAAGAATACCATAGAGCAGTGTCAGAACTCCAATACGAACTTGGCGAAAAACCATCCGAGGATATGATAGCAGAAAAACTAGGAGTATCTCCTGAAGAGTTTGAAGAGACCTCACTTAAACTACAAAGTTCTAGGAATTATATAAACTCTCTAGATGATATGTTGTTTTCAGACTCATCATCAGATAGCACTTTAACACTTGAAGATATGATTGAAGCACCAGAGGAAACCACAAACCCTGAAACGATCGTTATAAGAAACGAAATAATAGAAAAGATAAAGGAAGCAATCAAGGAACTACCAGAAAAGGAATTACAAGTGATAATGCTATACTACCACGAGGAACTTACTCTCAAGGAAATAGGTGCAGTGCTTAATGTAACAGAATCTCGCGTATCACAACTACACGCAAGAGCACTGGAATTACTAAAAGAAAAACTAAAACCATTCCTCAAAAGCAAGGAAAGGAAATAA
- a CDS encoding protein-L-isoaspartate(D-aspartate) O-methyltransferase — protein sequence MNKDEFIKRSKENLKRILKAEGLLDEKLELAFEKVPRELFFSESNRENAYLNNAFDIGYGQTISQPSMIFTMLKKLELNKSHRVLEVGTGSGYVTALLCELSHFVYSVEIIPELARLAIERLVKLGYTNYLVLVRDGSIGLPEYAPYDRIIVSAASPQIPNSLINQLSDNGIITIPIGGLELQRLMVVKKIYGNVKVFQDISCRFVPLVGKEGFKEDAIKNYRIK from the coding sequence ATGAATAAAGACGAATTTATAAAGAGAAGTAAGGAAAATCTAAAAAGAATTTTGAAGGCAGAGGGACTACTTGATGAAAAACTAGAGTTAGCATTTGAAAAAGTGCCAAGAGAACTTTTCTTCAGTGAAAGCAACAGAGAAAATGCTTATCTTAACAATGCGTTTGACATAGGGTATGGTCAAACCATTTCTCAACCTTCAATGATATTTACAATGCTGAAGAAGTTAGAATTAAACAAATCTCATCGTGTTTTAGAAGTAGGAACAGGAAGTGGATATGTAACTGCACTACTATGCGAACTTTCACATTTTGTGTATTCTGTTGAGATAATTCCTGAACTTGCTAGATTAGCAATAGAGAGACTTGTTAAGTTAGGTTATACTAACTATTTGGTCTTGGTGAGGGATGGTAGTATAGGGCTTCCTGAATACGCACCTTATGATAGAATAATAGTTAGTGCCGCAAGCCCACAGATACCGAATAGTCTAATAAATCAACTATCCGATAATGGTATAATTACTATACCAATAGGTGGATTAGAATTACAAAGGTTAATGGTTGTGAAAAAAATATATGGAAATGTTAAAGTTTTTCAGGATATTTCGTGCAGGTTTGTGCCTCTTGTTGGAAAGGAGGGTTTTAAGGAAGATGCTATTAAGAATTATAGGATCAAGTAG
- a CDS encoding M23 family metallopeptidase, translating to MLLRIIGSSSILVTLNLLIVSPLFSSDKVYLSKTSIDSIGDIVVVYLNGDTTSKTFVRPSYNTNLLFPFYKSSNTFFSVIPIPPDIRVKELALYIERDGKVISSNTVILEYLDKIDMKPKKLTLPKQSREILKNKERISSDIHFIVNTISKIELESFVSDRIPIFSLPSTNRITSPFGVSRVYSDGRIRYHRGVDFSFEPDDNVYAVADGVVVISSNFLANGESIYIYHGVGIVSSYFHLKERYVNAGERVMRGQIIGKIGQTGISTAPHLHLGMYVVGVGGYVAFNPLTFITNGQIQ from the coding sequence ATGCTATTAAGAATTATAGGATCAAGTAGCATATTAGTCACTTTAAACTTACTTATAGTATCTCCCCTATTCTCTTCGGACAAGGTGTATCTCTCAAAAACCTCTATTGACTCTATCGGAGATATAGTCGTGGTTTACCTAAACGGAGATACTACATCAAAAACATTCGTAAGACCATCATACAATACTAACTTACTGTTTCCATTTTATAAGTCTTCAAACACATTCTTCTCCGTAATACCTATACCTCCTGATATTAGAGTTAAGGAGTTAGCCCTGTATATTGAAAGAGATGGAAAAGTAATATCTTCAAACACAGTAATCCTTGAGTATCTAGATAAGATTGATATGAAACCAAAGAAACTAACCTTACCTAAACAGTCAAGAGAAATACTTAAAAATAAGGAAAGAATATCTAGTGATATCCACTTCATAGTGAATACAATATCTAAAATTGAACTTGAATCTTTTGTGAGTGATCGTATTCCTATCTTTTCATTACCTTCTACCAATAGAATAACATCACCATTTGGTGTCTCAAGAGTGTATTCAGATGGTAGAATTAGGTATCACAGAGGAGTTGATTTTAGTTTTGAGCCTGATGACAATGTGTATGCAGTCGCAGACGGAGTAGTAGTTATATCAAGTAACTTTCTTGCTAATGGTGAAAGTATATACATCTACCATGGAGTCGGGATTGTATCATCATACTTTCATCTTAAAGAGAGATACGTCAATGCTGGAGAGAGGGTTATGAGAGGACAGATAATAGGTAAAATAGGTCAGACGGGTATTTCAACAGCACCTCACTTACATCTTGGAATGTATGTAGTCGGAGTAGGAGGATATGTTGCCTTTAATCCCCTAACATTCATCACAAACGGACAAATACAGTAA
- the rpmJ gene encoding 50S ribosomal protein L36, which yields MKVRASVKPICEKCKVIRRKGRVMIICENPKHKQRQKGGRISWHV from the coding sequence ATGAAGGTTAGAGCATCGGTTAAACCTATATGTGAGAAGTGTAAAGTAATAAGGAGAAAAGGTAGAGTAATGATAATATGTGAAAACCCCAAACACAAGCAGAGACAGAAAGGAGGTAGAATATCATGGCACGTATAG